In Mycobacteriales bacterium, a single genomic region encodes these proteins:
- the hemB gene encoding porphobilinogen synthase — MTFPGARPRRLRRTPALRRLVSDVRLHPADLVLPLFVKEGLTEPAPIASMPGVVQHSRDSLRKAAHEAVTAGVGGLILFGIPEVKDARGSGADDPAGVVQLALADLAAEVGDATVVMSDLCLDEYTDHGHCGLLTAEGEVDNDATLERYASAAVAQARAGTQVVAPSGMMDGQVAAIRDALDGAGFAEVPVLAYSAKYASAFYGPFRDAAECAPQFGDRAAYQQDAARSTEEGVREALLDVAEGADAVMVKPAMAYLDVVHAVAQAVDVPVAAYQVSGEYAMVEAAAAQGWVDRQRIVLETLTGIRRAGASMVLTYWATEAAGWLA, encoded by the coding sequence GTGACCTTCCCGGGCGCCCGCCCACGGCGGCTGCGGCGTACCCCTGCCCTGCGCCGGCTGGTCAGCGACGTCCGGCTGCACCCGGCCGACCTCGTGCTGCCGCTGTTCGTCAAGGAGGGGCTCACCGAGCCGGCTCCGATCGCCTCGATGCCCGGGGTCGTCCAGCACAGCCGCGACTCGCTGCGCAAGGCCGCCCACGAGGCGGTCACGGCCGGTGTCGGCGGGCTCATCCTCTTCGGCATCCCCGAGGTCAAGGACGCCCGCGGCTCCGGTGCGGACGACCCGGCGGGGGTCGTGCAGCTCGCGCTCGCCGACCTCGCGGCGGAGGTCGGTGACGCGACCGTCGTCATGAGCGACCTGTGCCTCGACGAGTACACCGACCACGGCCACTGCGGGCTGCTCACCGCCGAGGGCGAGGTCGACAACGACGCGACCCTGGAGCGCTACGCGAGCGCCGCCGTCGCGCAGGCTCGCGCGGGCACCCAGGTCGTCGCACCGAGCGGGATGATGGACGGCCAGGTCGCGGCGATCCGGGACGCGCTCGACGGGGCCGGCTTCGCTGAGGTCCCCGTGCTCGCCTACTCCGCGAAGTACGCCAGCGCCTTCTACGGCCCCTTCCGCGACGCCGCCGAGTGCGCGCCGCAGTTCGGCGACCGCGCGGCCTACCAGCAGGACGCCGCCCGCTCGACGGAGGAGGGCGTGCGTGAGGCGCTGCTCGACGTCGCCGAGGGCGCCGACGCCGTGATGGTCAAGCCGGCGATGGCCTACCTCGACGTCGTCCACGCGGTCGCGCAGGCCGTCGACGTGCCCGTCGCGGCCTACCAGGTCTCCGGGGAGTACGCGATGGTCGAGGCCGCCGCCGCGCAGGGCTGGGTCGACCGCCAGCGCATCGTCCTCGAGACCCTCACCGGCATCCGCCGCGCGGGCGCGTCGATGGTCCTCACCTACTGGGCGACCGAAGCAGCGGGCTGGTTGGCCTAA
- a CDS encoding uroporphyrinogen-III synthase → MSTRAKKPAGTVALVGAGTGDPGLLTQRAVALITGADLLLVDAGVGEAVLALVPEGVEVELTTGAQGPRITAAAKEGRDVVRLLPGDPFTTDEGPKEADAVAKAKLRLEVAPGVPAPVAVPAFAGTPLGMPRTVARADETTDWRALAGAPGSLVVLMAASGVAKAAAALQEHGRKGTEAVTVTVGGTGAEQRTVLSTLDSVDRDTTGLQGEAVVVVGAAAARSERLGWYESRPLYGWKVLVPRTRDQAGVLSAQLRGHGALPVEVPTIAVEPPRTPAPMERAIKGLVTGRYSWVAFTSTNAVKAVREKVEEFGLDARAFAGVKVAAVGDATAAALVELGIKPDLVPTGEQSSEGLLAGWHEFDEGYDAIDRVLLPRADIATETLVAGLTERGWQVDDVTAYRTVRAAPPPAETREALKGGGFDAVLFTSSSTVRNLVGIAGKPHDTTVLACIGPQTVKTAQELGLRVDVVAPKPDVESLVEALAAHAAERRAEGIPAPSMARRRKAARK, encoded by the coding sequence ATGAGCACCCGCGCCAAGAAGCCCGCCGGAACGGTCGCCCTCGTCGGGGCCGGCACCGGTGACCCGGGGCTGCTGACCCAGCGGGCCGTCGCGCTGATCACCGGCGCCGACCTGCTGCTCGTCGACGCGGGCGTCGGCGAGGCCGTGCTCGCCCTCGTCCCCGAGGGCGTCGAGGTCGAGCTGACCACCGGCGCGCAGGGCCCGCGCATCACGGCCGCCGCCAAGGAGGGCCGCGACGTCGTGCGCCTGCTGCCCGGCGACCCGTTCACCACCGACGAGGGCCCGAAGGAGGCCGACGCCGTCGCGAAGGCCAAGCTTCGCCTCGAGGTCGCCCCCGGCGTACCCGCCCCCGTGGCCGTCCCCGCCTTCGCCGGCACCCCGCTCGGCATGCCGCGGACCGTCGCCCGCGCCGACGAGACCACCGACTGGCGCGCCCTCGCCGGCGCCCCGGGCTCCCTGGTCGTGCTGATGGCCGCCTCCGGCGTCGCCAAGGCCGCGGCGGCCCTGCAGGAGCACGGCCGCAAGGGCACCGAGGCCGTGACGGTCACGGTCGGCGGCACCGGCGCCGAGCAGCGCACCGTGCTGTCGACCCTGGACTCCGTCGACCGCGACACCACCGGCCTGCAGGGCGAGGCGGTCGTCGTCGTCGGCGCCGCAGCGGCGCGGTCCGAGCGGCTCGGGTGGTACGAGAGCCGCCCCCTCTACGGCTGGAAGGTCCTCGTCCCGCGCACCCGCGACCAAGCCGGTGTGCTGTCCGCGCAGCTGCGCGGCCACGGCGCCCTGCCCGTCGAGGTCCCGACCATCGCCGTCGAGCCGCCGCGCACCCCCGCGCCGATGGAGCGCGCCATCAAGGGCCTCGTCACCGGCCGCTACTCCTGGGTCGCCTTCACCAGCACCAACGCCGTGAAGGCCGTCCGGGAGAAGGTCGAGGAGTTCGGCCTCGACGCCCGCGCCTTCGCCGGCGTGAAGGTCGCCGCGGTCGGCGACGCCACCGCCGCCGCGCTGGTCGAGCTCGGCATCAAGCCCGACCTCGTCCCGACCGGTGAGCAGTCCAGCGAGGGCCTGCTCGCGGGCTGGCACGAGTTCGACGAGGGCTACGACGCGATCGACCGCGTCCTGCTCCCGCGCGCCGACATCGCCACCGAGACCCTCGTTGCCGGCCTCACCGAGCGCGGTTGGCAGGTCGACGACGTCACCGCCTACCGCACCGTCCGGGCGGCGCCCCCGCCCGCCGAGACCCGCGAGGCCCTCAAGGGCGGCGGCTTCGACGCGGTGCTGTTCACCAGCTCCAGCACGGTCCGCAACCTCGTCGGCATCGCGGGCAAGCCCCACGACACGACAGTGCTGGCCTGCATCGGCCCGCAGACGGTGAAGACCGCCCAGGAGCTCGGCCTGCGCGTCGACGTCGTGGCGCCCAAGCCCGACGTCGAGTCGCTCGTCGAGGCGCTCGCTGCCCACGCCGCGGAGCGCCGGGCGGAGGGGATCCCGGCGCCGTCGATGGCGCGCCGGCGCAAGGCCGCCCGCAAGTGA